The genomic stretch GGGAGTTCTGTGGGAATTTAGGAACGGGAGAAGTAAAACCTAAAGAAAATAAATTAAATATATACCCAAACCCTACCTCACAGTTCCTTTATATAGGGAAAGCATCAGAAGAATATAAAGAGATTAGCATTATGGATATGTCTGGAAAATTGGTTTTGAAGAAAAATGATCATCAATACAGACAAGCCATTGATGTAAGCCATTTAGTACCCGGAAATTATATCATCGTTTCCAAAAGCGCTAAAGGTGAGGTTTATAGAAATAAATTGATAAAGAAATAAGGATTAAATAATCTTTTCATTAGTTTTTAATAGTGGTTAAATCGGCACAATCTGTTTTGTGCCGATTTTATTTTGATATTGTATAATGGCATCTGACGGCATGTTCTTTTAAGGAGTGAATTTTAAAGCCAGGTCTGTATTGATGCACAAAATCAGATCTATTATAGGATATGATAAAAAATTAAGAATGTTAGTTGTATGTTTTTTATTTATAAAGTCTTCCTTTCAGCCTGCTAAAAGACTCTAAGGAATCCCCAGGTAATTGGCTATCATTTTGTTAGATGATCTTTATACAACCGTCGGATTCTTTTCTAGGAGCTGTTTGTACCTTTCAGTGGCATCCATAGTAAAGCAACTCATCAAATGGCGGGTATTCTTTACGTAAGCGTTTTCCAGATAATAGATATAAAAATTTTCCCAGCCGGGAACCCTGCTTAGGAGGCTTTGAAAATCCCTAAAATAAATATAAAGAAGGTCAGAGCTTAATGTTTTCATTTGTTGTAAGACATAGCTTCGCCAGGTGGGCGTTGAGCTTGCTCATCATCAGGAAATTTAAACTGTTTGGCTGCTTCTGCAAGCTGGCTTCCTTTTTCCGATTTTGGATTATAGAGCCATTCAATATCTACATTGGCTGCAGAGCAGGAGAGTATTTCATCATCTTTTCCGAAGGTTTCCATAAGTACTTTAACGTTTACACCTTCAGGCAGCTGTTCAACAATAGCATAGATAACGGGTAGGGCAGTGGCATCACCTACCAACAGATAAGAATCTGCTTCAGGAACTAAAGGTCTTGTGCTTTCTTTCATTCCTATGCCTAAAAAATCTCCTTCCTGTACGTATAATGCCCATGCGGAGGCAGGGCCATTGTCTCCGTATGCTACGAAATCAATGCTGAGTTCCCTGTTTTCAAGATCAATTTTTTTGTTGGTGTAAGTTCTTACAATTTCTTGCGTATCTTGCTCATCAGTAGGGCTAAATATCTTGTTATTTGAACCTGATTTTACATTAGCGAGCATTTCTGCCTGATTGTCATTAATATTGAAAATAATCCTGATAAAATGGGGGTAATATATTCTTTATGTTTCACATGAAACACTGAAAGTATTTTTTTTGTTTCGATGGAGTTCATTGTGGTTTAATTTTATTGTAAAATATTTTCTTCTAATAAGTTATCCGAAGGGTGCATTTGTCTGTATTCGATGATATCTTCTATGGATAAGACCATTAAATCATGTTTTAATACAAAAACAACGATGTGTGGAAACCTGGACATGGTTCCGTCATCATTCATCAGCTCACATAAAACCGCTCCGCTTAGAATAGCAATTAATGCACATTTATAAGCAATAAGGGCTGAAGCATCATTCAAAAGACTTTCCCCTTCAAGAATAGTAACCGGTTTTTTTGGTAATAGAAGTCCTTTGGTAATACTGGTCGCAGCAACAGCATCCGGTGGTGAGATAATTGCTCCCAAAATAAAAGCCAATGGCCATGAGAAGCCGGGAACAATGCTGGCAATAATGGTTGTTGTAAGAAACACCAACCCTACAGCCAGAAGTGATATTTTGGAAAATTCTTTTTTAAATTCAGGAATGGAAGTATTCCATGCGGCATCAAATAAAATGGGAGGTAAAACCACATAAAAAATCATCTCCGGACTCATATCTATAGAAGGAACCAGCTTTGTAAGGCTTAAAATAAGACCAGCTGACAACAGTAAAAGAGGAAGAGCCAGTTTAAGCCTTTCTTTTAC from Chryseobacterium indologenes encodes the following:
- a CDS encoding siderophore-interacting protein; protein product: MLANVKSGSNNKIFSPTDEQDTQEIVRTYTNKKIDLENRELSIDFVAYGDNGPASAWALYVQEGDFLGIGMKESTRPLVPEADSYLLVGDATALPVIYAIVEQLPEGVNVKVLMETFGKDDEILSCSAANVDIEWLYNPKSEKGSQLAEAAKQFKFPDDEQAQRPPGEAMSYNK
- a CDS encoding cation:proton antiporter, which codes for MAELEKIIWISIILIVIISVKERLKLALPLLLLSAGLILSLTKLVPSIDMSPEMIFYVVLPPILFDAAWNTSIPEFKKEFSKISLLAVGLVFLTTTIIASIVPGFSWPLAFILGAIISPPDAVAATSITKGLLLPKKPVTILEGESLLNDASALIAYKCALIAILSGAVLCELMNDDGTMSRFPHIVVFVLKHDLMVLSIEDIIEYRQMHPSDNLLEENILQ